Proteins encoded in a region of the Streptomyces violaceoruber genome:
- a CDS encoding LacI family DNA-binding transcriptional regulator yields MSTPSVRVTIKDVAAAAGVSKGAVSLAFNDKPGVSDATRERIFAVARQLGWAPNSSARSLSRQSVDTVGLAICRPARLLGLEPFYMEFVSGIESVLAERDCSLLLRLVGSLEEEIGLQERWWRERQVGGSILVDFHQEDPRIGPLGRIGLPAVAVGHPSLTGGFPSVWTDDAAAVAEAVRYLAVLGHRRIAHVGGPRGLGHSAIRTTAFERTLSELGLDRGPHVETGFSGEDGARATRSLLLSAERPTAILYDNDIMAVAGLGVAAEMGVSVPDDLSLLAWDDSQLCRLTHPTLSAMSHDVHGFGAQVTRVLFDVLAGKDVTSRPVATPSLVPRASTASPRS; encoded by the coding sequence GTGAGTACACCGTCCGTCCGCGTGACCATCAAGGACGTCGCCGCGGCCGCCGGTGTGTCCAAGGGCGCCGTGTCCCTGGCCTTCAACGACAAGCCGGGCGTCTCCGACGCCACCCGCGAACGGATCTTCGCGGTGGCCCGGCAGCTGGGCTGGGCCCCGAACTCCTCGGCCCGCAGCCTGTCGCGCCAGTCCGTCGACACCGTGGGGCTGGCGATCTGCCGCCCCGCGCGGCTGCTGGGCCTCGAGCCGTTCTACATGGAGTTCGTCTCGGGCATCGAGAGCGTGCTGGCCGAACGCGACTGCTCGCTGCTGCTGCGCCTGGTCGGCTCCCTGGAAGAGGAGATCGGGCTCCAGGAACGCTGGTGGCGGGAGCGGCAGGTGGGGGGCTCGATCCTGGTCGACTTCCACCAGGAGGATCCCCGGATCGGCCCGCTCGGGCGGATCGGCCTGCCCGCCGTGGCGGTCGGCCACCCGTCCCTCACCGGCGGGTTCCCGTCGGTGTGGACGGACGACGCCGCCGCCGTCGCGGAGGCGGTGCGCTACCTGGCGGTGCTGGGACACCGGCGCATCGCGCACGTGGGCGGTCCCCGGGGGCTCGGGCACAGCGCGATCCGGACGACGGCGTTCGAACGGACCCTGAGCGAACTCGGGCTCGACCGCGGGCCGCACGTCGAGACGGGCTTCTCGGGCGAGGACGGCGCGCGCGCCACCCGCTCCCTGCTGCTGTCCGCCGAGCGGCCCACGGCGATCCTCTACGACAACGACATCATGGCCGTCGCCGGACTCGGCGTCGCCGCCGAGATGGGCGTCTCCGTGCCGGACGACCTGTCGCTGCTCGCCTGGGACGACTCCCAGTTGTGCCGGCTGACCCATCCGACGCTGTCGGCGATGAGTCACGACGTGCACGGCTTCGGCGCGCAGGTGACGCGGGTGCTGTTCGACGTGCTGGCGGGCAAGGACGTGACGTCCCGGCCGGTGGCGACTCCGTCACTGGTGCCGCGGGCGTCGACGGCGTCGCCGCGTTCGTAG
- a CDS encoding glycoside hydrolase family 2 protein — protein sequence MKEVVPLAEGWSLRHSDDLLPAQVPGCVHTDLLTAGLIPDPFLGVNESDVAWVGQRAWTYVRDLPATCTDTATAAPEHERTDLVFDGLDTAATITLDGRELGRTRNMHRRHRFDVTGRHGLLEVDFASAYDEAASVRALTGERPNVYPEPFQYIRKMACGFGWDWGPTLVTAGIWRPVRLERWSTARLAGVRPLVTVHGGTGRVELRVEVERTAQGTTRPLAVRATVGNGLAEARGAVEGTHAVLTLQVPDADLWWPRGYGDQPLYDLELALVEEAAGPGGEERSLDTWHRRIGFRTVEVDRSADSHGTGFTLVVNGERVFARGVNWIPDDVFPSRITPERYRTRLRQTADAGVDLVRIWGGGIYEDDAFYDACDELGLMVWQDFLFACAAYPEEQPLRGEVEAEARDNVVRLMPHPSLVLWNGNNENLWGFRDWDWEPELRGDSWGGGYYLDLLPRIVAELDPTRPYTAGSPWSGSWDHHPNDPAHGTYHSWEVWNRRDYAEYRDSVPRFVSEFGWQAPPAMATLRRALPGERLAPDSPGMLHHQKAEDGNGKLNRGVERHFALPEGDFDRWHYLTQVVQARAIATGIEHWRSHWPVCAGTVVWQINDCWPVSSWSAIDGDGRLKPLYHELRRVYADRLLTVQPGDGHGGPPVLAVVNQSAEPWQARVTLRRLRADGTEAAGRAIDVTVPARSVHRRTVPQELAPAPRSAKEFLVADSEDLRSVHFCVTDRDFAYPVPHYDVAVESPVGSGTGNVEVVVTAHTLVRDLLLQADRLGPDAVCDTGLRTLLPGERLRLRVTGAAETGANAVRAALFCVEPA from the coding sequence ATGAAGGAAGTCGTCCCGCTCGCCGAGGGCTGGAGCCTCCGCCACAGTGATGACCTGCTGCCCGCCCAGGTCCCCGGCTGCGTCCACACCGATCTGCTCACGGCCGGCCTGATCCCGGACCCCTTCCTCGGCGTCAACGAGTCCGACGTGGCCTGGGTCGGACAGCGGGCCTGGACCTACGTCCGCGACCTGCCGGCCACCTGCACCGATACCGCCACCGCCGCGCCCGAGCACGAGCGGACGGACCTGGTCTTCGACGGCCTGGACACCGCCGCGACCATCACCCTGGACGGACGGGAACTGGGCCGCACCCGGAACATGCACCGGCGCCACCGCTTCGACGTCACCGGGCGCCACGGGCTGCTGGAGGTGGACTTCGCCTCCGCGTACGACGAGGCGGCCTCGGTGCGGGCACTGACCGGGGAGCGTCCCAACGTCTACCCGGAGCCCTTCCAGTACATCCGCAAGATGGCGTGCGGCTTCGGCTGGGACTGGGGCCCGACCCTGGTGACCGCCGGCATCTGGCGTCCGGTCCGGCTGGAGCGGTGGTCGACGGCCCGGCTGGCCGGCGTACGCCCGCTGGTGACGGTCCACGGCGGCACCGGCCGCGTCGAGCTGCGGGTGGAGGTCGAGCGGACGGCGCAGGGGACGACCCGCCCGCTCGCCGTGCGCGCCACCGTCGGAAACGGCCTCGCCGAGGCGCGCGGCGCGGTGGAGGGGACGCACGCGGTGCTGACCCTTCAGGTGCCCGACGCCGACCTGTGGTGGCCCCGCGGCTACGGCGACCAGCCCCTGTACGACCTGGAACTCGCGCTCGTCGAAGAAGCCGCCGGTCCCGGTGGCGAAGAGCGCTCCCTCGACACCTGGCACCGGCGGATCGGCTTCCGGACCGTGGAAGTGGACCGCTCGGCGGACTCGCACGGCACCGGATTCACCCTCGTCGTCAACGGCGAACGCGTCTTCGCACGCGGCGTGAACTGGATCCCCGACGACGTCTTCCCGTCCAGGATCACCCCGGAGCGCTACCGCACCCGGCTGCGTCAGACGGCCGACGCGGGCGTGGACCTGGTACGGATTTGGGGCGGCGGCATCTACGAGGACGACGCCTTCTACGACGCCTGCGACGAACTGGGCCTCATGGTCTGGCAGGACTTCCTCTTCGCCTGCGCCGCCTACCCGGAGGAGCAGCCGCTGCGCGGTGAGGTCGAGGCCGAGGCCCGCGACAACGTTGTCCGGCTCATGCCGCACCCTTCACTCGTCCTGTGGAACGGCAACAACGAGAACCTCTGGGGCTTCCGCGACTGGGACTGGGAGCCCGAGCTGCGCGGCGACTCCTGGGGCGGCGGCTACTACCTGGACCTGCTCCCGCGGATCGTCGCCGAACTCGACCCCACCCGCCCCTACACCGCGGGCAGCCCCTGGTCCGGCTCCTGGGACCACCACCCCAACGACCCGGCCCACGGCACGTACCACTCCTGGGAGGTCTGGAACCGCCGCGACTACGCCGAGTACCGCGACTCGGTGCCCCGGTTCGTGTCGGAGTTCGGCTGGCAGGCGCCGCCCGCGATGGCGACCCTGCGGCGCGCGCTGCCCGGCGAACGGCTGGCGCCCGACTCGCCCGGCATGCTGCACCACCAGAAGGCCGAGGACGGCAACGGCAAGCTCAACCGCGGTGTGGAACGCCACTTCGCACTGCCCGAGGGCGACTTCGACCGCTGGCACTACCTCACCCAGGTCGTGCAGGCCCGCGCGATCGCCACCGGGATCGAGCACTGGCGCTCACACTGGCCGGTCTGCGCGGGCACCGTCGTCTGGCAGATCAACGACTGCTGGCCGGTCAGCTCCTGGTCGGCCATCGACGGCGACGGCCGGCTCAAGCCGCTCTACCACGAGCTGCGCCGGGTCTACGCGGACCGGCTCCTCACGGTGCAGCCGGGTGACGGCCACGGGGGCCCGCCCGTGCTCGCCGTCGTCAACCAGTCCGCCGAACCCTGGCAGGCCCGCGTGACCCTGCGCCGCCTGCGCGCGGACGGCACCGAGGCGGCCGGGCGCGCGATCGACGTGACCGTGCCCGCCCGTTCGGTGCACCGGCGGACCGTGCCGCAGGAACTGGCCCCCGCCCCTCGGTCGGCCAAGGAGTTCCTCGTCGCCGACAGCGAGGATCTGCGCAGCGTGCACTTCTGCGTGACGGACCGGGACTTCGCCTACCCGGTACCGCACTACGACGTGGCCGTGGAGTCCCCGGTGGGATCCGGTACCGGTAATGTCGAGGTCGTGGTAACCGCACACACCCTCGTACGCGACCTCCTCCTCCAGGCCGACCGACTCGGGCCGGACGCGGTCTGCGACACCGGACTGCGCACCCTGCTCCCCGGCGAGCGGCTGCGCCTGCGGGTCACGGGCGCGGCCGAGACCGGGGCCAACGCCGTACGGGCGGCTCTGTTCTGCGTGGAACCGGCGTGA